The following proteins are encoded in a genomic region of Populus trichocarpa isolate Nisqually-1 chromosome 13, P.trichocarpa_v4.1, whole genome shotgun sequence:
- the LOC7481750 gene encoding flavin-containing monooxygenase FMO GS-OX-like 4 has product MQASPNSLSSHHVAVIGAGAAGLVAARELHREGHKVVVFEKDDQVGGLWMYDPRVEPDPLGLDLTRPVVHSSLYESLRTNLPRETMGFMDYPFVTREGEGRDPRRFPGHREVLMYLQDYAREFGIEEMVRFGCEVVNVEMIDSGKWKVKSKRKRLDDNDRGDDFADHEDFDAVVVCVGHYTQPRIAEIPGINLWPGKQIHSHNYRIPEPFRDQIIILIGASASAADISVEIAGLAKEVHIARRSAVDDDTYEKKPGYDNIWLHSTIERACEDGTVIFRDGSVILADVILHCTGYKYGFPFLKTDGIVTVDDNRVGPLYKHVFPPILAPWLSFVGIPYWTFPFPTFEVQSKWIAGVLSGRIALPSQEDMVEDVKIYYSELEASGVPKHHTHNLAHSTNDYNMWLASQCQCSCFEEWRIEMSHEILKNWRARPNMYRDEWDDDHLILQAQEDFNRRISNKASNGHI; this is encoded by the exons ATGCAAGCATCACCGAATTCGCTCTCCTCCCACCACGTCGCCGTGATCGGGGCAGGAGCCGCCGGTCTGGTGGCTGCACGTGAGCTCCACCGAGAGGGTCACAAAGTGGTGGTCTTTGAGAAAGATGACCAAGTTGGTGGTCTCTGGATGTACGATCCCCGTGTAGAACCCGACCCTCTCGGGCTTGACCTAACCCGACCTGTTGTTCACTCAAGTCTCTACGAGTCTCTCAGGACCAACTTGCCAAGGGAGACGATGGGTTTTATGGACTACCCGTTTGTGACCCGAGAGGGTGAGGGAAGAGACCCGAGAAGGTTTCCGGGTCATAGAGAAGTGTTGATGTATTTGCAGGATTATGCCAGGGAATTTGGGATTGAAGAGATGGTGAGGTTTGGGTGTGAGGTGGTGAATGTAGAGATGATTGATAGTGGGAAATGGAAAGTGAAGTCAAAAAGGAAGAGACTTGATGATAATGATAGAGGTGATGATTTTGCTGATCATGAGGATTTTGATGCTGTTGTTGTTTGCGTTGGACATTACACCCAACCTCGTATCGCTGAAATTCCTG GCATCAATTTGTGGCCGGGGAAGCAGATACACAGCCACAACTATCGTATTCCTGAGCCTTTCAGGGATCAA ATCATAATTTTGATAGGAGCTTCTGCGAGCGCTGCTGATATATCCGTGGAAATTGCTGGACTTGCCAAAGAGGTTCACATTGCTCGTAGATCGGCTGTAGATGATGATACATACGAAAAAAAGCCTGGATATGATAACATATGGCTTCATTCCACG ATAGAAAGAGCATGTGAAGATGGTACTGTCATTTTCCGAGATGGCAGTGTTATCCTAGCTGACGTTATTCTGCACTGCACCGG GTACAAATATGGCTTCCCTTTTCTGAAAACTGATGGCATCGTGACTGTGGATGACAATCGTGTGGGGCCATTGTACAAGCATGTTTTCCCTCCAATCTTGGCCCCGTGGCTTTCCTTTGTCGGGATACCCTATTGG ACTTTCCCTTTCCCAACGTTCGAAGTTCAAAGCAAGTGGATTGCTGGTGTTTTATCAGGTCGAATTGCTCTTCCTTCACAAGAGGACATGGTGGAAGATGTTAAGATCTACTACTCTGAACTTGAAGCTTCTGGTGTACCTAAGCATCACACTCATAACTTAGCTCATTCTACA aATGACTACAACATGTGGCTTGCCTCCCAGTGTCAGTGTTCatgctttgaagaatggagaatTGAAATGTCCCATGAAATTCTTAAGAACTGGCGTGCCAGGCCAAATATGTATCGTGACGAATGGGACGACGACCACCTGATCTTGCAAGCCCAAGAAGACTTCAACAGACGCATCTCAAACAAAGCCAGTAATGGTCATATCTGA
- the LOC7473279 gene encoding cullin-1 isoform X1 — MLEPEEERAMKMVLEDGIMKTKKIMEGNQEVNFTIEEYQRFHQCVFDLHSASYRNNSHWLLERFVKSLEESINSVVLPSFVDKRDALLLRELILMWSNYKMMTKWLCKFFESIDRHFVPNICYCSLNDISNNNFHDLVFKEFYVKFQDVAISLINQERMGLHIDCSSLKNVFLVFMEMHKHTGIAYYEGIESVMLEETSNYYCQMAQQWLSHGSPADYVQKVYRCLEQEAERADRYMPSGTQPKLLKVVKQQLVYEILDKLVEKKRLENCGLVTDFYQEMLSKCANMTLQEGSSWTTEEWLSALLTSSLICPLS; from the exons ATGTTGGAACCTGAAGAAGAGAGAGCGATGAAGATGGTACTTGAAGACGGGATAATGAAGACGAAGAAGATTATGGAAGGAAATCAAGAAGTGAATTTTACTATTGAAGAATACCAGAGGTTTCATCA ATGTGTTTTTGACCTGCATTCTGCTAGCTATCGTAATAACTCACATTGGCTTCTTGAAAGATTTGTTAAGAGCTTGGAAGAGAGCATCAATTCAGTG GTATTGCCATCTTTTGTGGACAAACGCGATGCGCTTTTGTTGAGAGAACTCATCTTGATGTGGTCCAATTACAAGATGATGACAAAGTGGCTCTGCAAATTTTTTGAATCCATTGACCGCCACTTTGTCCCCAATATCTGTTATTGTTCACTCAATGACATCTCAAATAATAACTTCCATGACCTG GTTTTCAAGGAGTTTTATGTCAAATTCCAGGATGTTGCAATATCATTG ATCAATCAAGAACGTATGGGATTGCACATCGACTGCAGCTCgctgaaaaatgtttttcttgtgtttatgGAAATGCATAAACATACAGGAATAGCGTATTATGAAGGTATCGAGAGTGTTATGCTAGAAGAAACCTCTAATTACTACTGTCAAATGGCTCAGCAGTGGCTATCACATGGTTCACCAGCGGATTATGTTCAAAag GTTTACCGGTGCTTGGAACAAGAGGCAGAAAGAGCTGATCGTTATATGCCCTCTGGTACACAACCCAAGCTATTAAAG GTTGTCAAACAGCAATTGGTTTATGAAATATTGGACAAATTGGTTGAAAAGAAAAGACTTGAGAACTGCGGCCTTGTTACAGATTTTTATCAG GAAATGTTGTCAAAATGTGCCAACATGACTCTTCAAGAGGGAAGCTCATGGACAACAGAAGAGTGGTTATCTGCTTTGTTGACGTCATCTTTGATCTGTCCTTTGTCTTAG
- the LOC7473279 gene encoding putative cullin-like protein 2 isoform X2: MKVKWTKPLNQDHPVLPSFVDKRDALLLRELILMWSNYKMMTKWLCKFFESIDRHFVPNICYCSLNDISNNNFHDLVFKEFYVKFQDVAISLINQERMGLHIDCSSLKNVFLVFMEMHKHTGIAYYEGIESVMLEETSNYYCQMAQQWLSHGSPADYVQKVYRCLEQEAERADRYMPSGTQPKLLKVVKQQLVYEILDKLVEKKRLENCGLVTDFYQEMLSKCANMTLQEGSSWTTEEWLSALLTSSLICPLS; encoded by the exons ATGAAAGTCAAGTGgacaaagccattgaatcagGATCATCCG GTATTGCCATCTTTTGTGGACAAACGCGATGCGCTTTTGTTGAGAGAACTCATCTTGATGTGGTCCAATTACAAGATGATGACAAAGTGGCTCTGCAAATTTTTTGAATCCATTGACCGCCACTTTGTCCCCAATATCTGTTATTGTTCACTCAATGACATCTCAAATAATAACTTCCATGACCTG GTTTTCAAGGAGTTTTATGTCAAATTCCAGGATGTTGCAATATCATTG ATCAATCAAGAACGTATGGGATTGCACATCGACTGCAGCTCgctgaaaaatgtttttcttgtgtttatgGAAATGCATAAACATACAGGAATAGCGTATTATGAAGGTATCGAGAGTGTTATGCTAGAAGAAACCTCTAATTACTACTGTCAAATGGCTCAGCAGTGGCTATCACATGGTTCACCAGCGGATTATGTTCAAAag GTTTACCGGTGCTTGGAACAAGAGGCAGAAAGAGCTGATCGTTATATGCCCTCTGGTACACAACCCAAGCTATTAAAG GTTGTCAAACAGCAATTGGTTTATGAAATATTGGACAAATTGGTTGAAAAGAAAAGACTTGAGAACTGCGGCCTTGTTACAGATTTTTATCAG GAAATGTTGTCAAAATGTGCCAACATGACTCTTCAAGAGGGAAGCTCATGGACAACAGAAGAGTGGTTATCTGCTTTGTTGACGTCATCTTTGATCTGTCCTTTGTCTTAG
- the LOC7473280 gene encoding non-functional pseudokinase ZED1 yields the protein MHRIGGMSTCWETKKDKKVNKETAFIKNGSKLLEKLVDICDGKCNSIRSFSATELKKATNNYDPQKILTGDSGYKLYKGFLQGRPVSVKKFKDDDEQYEYCFNDIVYASKMSVHKSFMKLLGCCLEARIPILVFEYVGDWTLSDFLWGSEEARCQPLLWIPRSKIAMDMANAVAFLHAAFSKPIVFRNIKPLNILLDDNHEAKLSDFSISISIPKGESHVRDSVAGATGLIAPEYLTTGNFNEKQDVFNFGVFLLVLLSGQMVVDFSRPEKEILLQDHVKKCIEDDRFNKVIDSTIIAEGTWPGKEQQLQAYTALSLRCISELAEDRPTMIDVSKELRKIYWSAISCRQQ from the exons ATGCACAG AATTGGTGGCATGAGTACTTGCTGGGAGACCAAGAAGGATAAGAAAGTAAACAAGGAAACTGCATTCATAAAGAATGGAAGCAAATTACTGGAGAAGCTTGTTGACATTTGTGATGGAAAATGCAATTCTATTCGTAGTTTCTCTGCCACAGAGCTCAAGAAAGCAACAAACAACTATGATCCGCAGAAAATATTGACCGGCGATTCAGGCTATAAATTGTACAAGGGTTTTTTGCAAGGCAGACCTGTTTCTGTTAAGAAATTTAAGGATGACGATGAACAGTATGAATATTGTTTCAATGACATTGTTTATGCATCAAAAATGAGTGTACATAAAAGTTTTATGAAGTTGTTAGGCTGCTGCTTGGAGGCTCGGATTCCTATTCTAGTTTTCGAATATGTTGGAGATTGGACACTTTCTGATTTTCTATGGGGCTCTGAGGAAGCCCGTTGTCAGCCTTTGCTATGGATTCCAAGGTCAAAAATTGCAATGGATATGGCTAATGCAGTTGCTTTTCTTCATGCTGCTTTTTCCAAACCCATTGTTTTTAGAAATATCAAACCCTTGAACATCTTACTGGATGACAACCATGAGGCCAAATTGTCAGATTTCTCGATCTCCATATCGATTCCTAAAGGTGAATCTCATGTACGGGATTCAGTTGCAGGGGCAACAGGACTCATCGCGCCCGAGTACCTGACCACTGGTAATTTCAATGAGAAGCAAGATGTTTTCAACTTTGGTGTATTCCTACTTGTGCTTTTGTCTGGACAGATGGTGGTTGATTTTTCTCGTCCTGAAAAGGAAATTCTCTTACAAGATCATGTGAAAAAATGCATTGAAGATGATAGGTTTAACAAAGTCATAGATTCCACTATCATTGCCGAGGGGACTTGGCCAGGAAAAGAGCAGCAATTGCAGGCTTATACAGCACTTTCCCTGAGATGCATCTCTGAATTAGCAGAAGATAGACCAACAATGATTGATGTTTCAAAGGAACTCAGGAAAATATATTGGTCTGCAATTTCTTGCCGTCAGCAATAA
- the LOC7473281 gene encoding cysteine-tryptophan domain-containing zinc finger protein 3, which produces MGEGEIEEGEACDYTNNDDRNIDIDVALSYIDDKIQDILGQYQKDFEGGVSADTLGARFGGYGTFLPTYQRSPSIWSNPVAQQKVQSQGIQASSHDDQLAEGAMQNSTVSIRETVSARPEAASRSAFPLRVAKPLPEDRLVKPRRSREFISDFEPLKGPGNPSNQKVLKVRIKVGSDNCLPELKTSAIYSNLGLDMSPSSSSEDTDSPSECERDFPDSLEEHIYSPSCIVRIMTSSPIPSGAMLSPLRDCFLNLSEQGFWDRKRTVPVQECSAMQADEKVLVDKQKKPGDRSDRLELKNEHCNDPTNSFSACSKNESRMETSKGNHMLSDAGNHPPESKTTKVGKVAVGTGIIFRANLSEAKKELFSQKACKIHEVSAKATLTGKVQKDKKLGCEPRDNGSKGDKSLALFKDNYMPEEMRKCGDRTLDLTKQEFEKKKATHLQDDMKVSHGGKQLSTGKKKSKESKNDYSSTAGTSKNSMRIRLSAAPKEKIFQKSCKGDNALLEDLRKVKVKHTVSVSDRKARGNDSRSCLLGTSVEDETKDNTLEVPEKEPLAFRNKSKVSSGDKKSSFVSTSKENLRGDINDVAPLAGPLPTEVPTFLIEEDWVCCDKCHKWRLLPYGTNPNQLPQKWLCSMLDWLPGMNHCTFSEEETTDALHALYRLPIAGNHGDQLSHSVSAESSITLVNTLHDLDQNPQDPSFSGGKKKLEMKEVSHPAQYSVNKKRLNSTMKNEQVFIERRSLHNRSLSSLETKLEKRLGDVQPQKFKSMREADQEDFKLSKKARMEGMQYAVEDHNTGGISKKEMGSNNKKYSSYRDVRYLSKDSTILNVEKHQFQKTMVTEDLDPMGIEGKKRKSDWMNSQIYPGNHSGNGQDNSISVEETSWSECRKERHSRKCKYEGKVSSASKGVCKLFGKEKINYLSQSTVDAKNSERRDLRDGLQCTEATSSPSLISSTCKVKINFPDVKGSPVESVCSSPLKISNRVSPRSFSGNHGCTDVGFCHFSGQTKCLEGESVGVSNWSGTLRKENAPVVAPIKEKSRDNYRHNDDKVEKKFTGQKVSSIKSLNNSTREDDQFGREGYEAMFRKMDGVFQKDCKSGAQNHSNSEFLDLLPSDTINQLEKSAGRHKSLDFLFFGNKKENQCWKSRESDALEVDGSSCDGLGRAPRQLGKDDGQNGIDDVMRRHPLLAASNILASNHLRNDFFSQVANDALEGAKDLKHSADPLQISASGLQIAELFFQAALKFLHGASLFNPNNNNSTNNGNMTSAEMYGHAAKLCEYCASEFERCNDLASAFLARKCIEVAYMRVVYSNDLTASRDRYELQTVLQRVSAVESPSSSDSDVENLNSEVKVGKRQITKDVGCSEATRDHVIPARNQPNFVRLLNFAEDVNLAMEALRKSQAAFAAAEIILAETGNMEGISSIKKVLDMGFHDVEGLLQLVRFAIESLRKTP; this is translated from the exons ATGGGAGAGGGTGAGATTGAAGAGGGAGAGGCATGTGATTACACGAACAATGATGATCGGAACATTGATATTGATGTGGCTCTCTCCTACATT GATGATAAGATTCAGGACATCTTGGGGCAGTACCAAAAAGATTTTGAAGGTGGAGTTTCTGCTGATACTTTGG GGGCAAGATTTGGTGGTTATGGTACATTTTTACCTACTTATCAGCGCTCTCCTTCTATATGGTCAAATCCAGTAGCCCAGCAGAAAGTACAAAGTCAAGGCATTCAAGCATCTTCTCATGATGATCAGCTGGCGGAG GGTGCCATGCAGAACTCCACGGTTTCAATACGTGAGACCGTTTCTGCGAGACCTGAAGCTGCTTCGAGAAGTGCCTTTCCACTGCGTGTGGCAAAACCTTTGCCTGAGGATAGGTTGGTTAAACCTCGAAGGTCAAGAGAGTTCATTTCTGATTTTGAACCACTTAAAGGGCCAGGTAACCCATCGAACCAGAAAGTGCTGAAGGTACGAATCAAAGTGGGGTCAGATAATTGTTTGCCGGAGCTGAAAACTTCAGCAATTTACAGTAATCTTGGCCTAGACATGTCTCCATCTTCATCATCAGAGGACACTGACAGCCCCTCTGAATGTGAAAGGGATTTTCCAGATTCTCTAGAGGAACACATTTATTCTCCATCCTGCATTGTCAGG ATCATGACCTCTTCTCCCATACCCAGTGGTGCAATGTTGTCACCTCTTCGtgattgttttcttaatttatcaGAACAGGGATTTTGGGACCGCAAAAGAACCGTACCTGTGCAAGAGTGCTCTGCCATGCAGGCTGATGAGAAAGTTCTTGTTGACAAACAAAAGAAGCCAGGTGATAGAAGTGATAGGTTGGAGTTGAAAAATGAACACTGTAATGATCCAACCAATTCGTTCAGTGCCTGTTCGAAGAATGAATCAAGGATGGAGACCTCAAAGGGCAACCATATGTTATCTGATGCTGGGAATCACCCACCTGAATCTAAAACAACTAAAGTGGGCAAAGTAGCTGTTGGAACAGGTATAATATTCAGAGCCAATTTGAGTGAGGCAAAGAAGGAATTATTTAGCCAAAAAGCTTGCAAGATTCATGAAGTGAGTGCAAAAGCTACTTTGACTGGAAAAGTtcagaaagataaaaaattaggcTGTGAACCAAGAGACAATGGGAGCAAAGGTGATAAAAGTCTTGCTTTGTTTAAAGACAATTATATGCCTGAGGAGATGAGAAAATGTGGAGATAGAACATTGGATCTTACAAAACAGgagtttgaaaagaaaaaagcaaccCACTTACAGGATGATATGAAGGTATCTCATGGGGGAAAACAACTATCTACTggcaaaaagaaatcaaaggaaaGCAAAAATGATTATAGCTCAACTGCTGGGACATCAAAAAATAGTATGAGGATCCGTTTGTCTGCTGCACCAAAAGAAAAGATCTTTCAGAAAAGCTGTAAAGGGGACAATGCATTGCTTGAAGATTTGAGAAAGGTAAAAGTTAAACATACTGTATCAGTCAGTGACAGAAAAGCCAGGGGAAATGATTCTAGAAGCTGTTTGCTGGGAACTTCTGTTGAAGATGAGACGAAGGACAATACGCTTGAGGTGCCTGAGAAAGAACCCCTTGCTTtcagaaataaatcaaaagtgAGTTCAGGTGATAAAAAATCCAGTTTCGTTTCAACTTCTAAAGAAAATTTGAGAGGAGACATCAATGATGTTGCACCATTAGCTGGCCCACTTCCTACAGAGGTGCCAACATTTCTTATAGAGGAAGATTGGGTGTGTTGTGACAAGTGTCACAAGTGGCGGCTTCTACCATATGGTACAAATCCTAACCAACTTCCACAGAAATGGCTGTGCAGCATGCTTGACTGGCT GCCTGGAATGAACCACTGCACTTTTAGTGAGGAGGAAACAACAGATGCTCTGCATGCACTTTATCGATTACCTATTGCAGGGAATCATGGTGACCAGCTAAGCCATTCTGTCAGCGCTGAATCTTCGATTACCTTGGTTAATACCTTGCATGATCTTGATCAAAATCCACAAGATCCTAGTTTTAGTGGTGGAAAGAAGAAACTTGAAATGAAAGAAGTGTCTCATCCAGCTCAATATAGTGTTAACAAGAAGCGGCTGAACTCTACAATGAAGAATGAACAGGTCTTTATTGAAAGAAGAAGTTTACATAACAGGAGCTTGTCTTCTTTGGAGACCAAGTTGGAGAAAAGATTGG GTGATGTCCAGCCACAGAAATTCAAGAGCATGAGGGAAGCTGATCAAGAAGATTTCAAGCTTTCCAAAAAAGCAAGGATGGAGGGTATGCAATATGCGGTGGAAGATCATAATACTGGTGGAAtctcaaagaaagaaatgggaagtaataataaaaaatattcatcataCAGAGATGTGAGGTATCTCTCAAAGGATTCCACGattcttaatgttgaaaaaCATCAGTTTCAGAAGACAATGGTTACAGAGGATCTAGATCCAATGGGTATTGaggggaagaaaagaaagtcaGACTGGATGAACAGTCAGATTTATCCTGGTAACCATTCTGGTAATGGGCAAGATAACAGTATTTCCGTGGAGGAGACAAGTTGGAGTGAATGCAGGAAAGAAAGGCACTCAAGAAAATGTAAATATGAGGGAAAGGTCTCTAGCGCAAGCAAGGGTGTTTGCAAACTGTTTGGAAAAGAgaagattaattatttatccCAGTCAACTGTTGATGCTAAGAATTCAGAGAGAAGGGATTTGAGAGATGGACTGCAATGCACAGAAGCTACCTCAAGCCCATCCTTGATATCAAGCACATGCAAAGTTAAAATCAACTTCCCGGATGTTAAGGGCTCACCTGTGGAGTCAGTCTGTTCTTCACCTTTGAAGATTTCTAACCGAGTCAGTCCTAGGAGTTTTTCAGGCAATCATGGTTGCACAGATGTTGGTTTTTGTCACTTCAGTGGCCAAACAAAATGCTTAGAAGGTGAATCTGTTGGTGTGAGCAACTGGTCTGGGACCTTAAGGAAGGAAAATGCCCCTGTTGTTGCACCTATCAAGGAAAAATCAAGGGATAACTATAGACATAATGACgataaagttgagaaaaaatttACTGGTCAGAAGGTTTCTTCCATCAAAAGTCTAAATAATAGTACTAGAGAGGATGACCAATTTGGACGTGAAGGATATGAGGCCATGTTTAGGAAAATGGATGGTGTTTTTCAGAAGGATTGCAAATCAGGTGCGCAGAACCACAGCAACAGTGAATTTTTGGACTTGCTTCCATCAGACACAATTAATCAATTGGAAAAATCTGCAGGGAGACATAAGTCATtggatttcttattttttggcaataaaaaggaaaatcagTGTTGGAAAAGTAGAGAATCTGATGCATTGGAAGTTGATGGTTCTAGTTGTGATGGCTTGGGAAGGGCTCCAAGACAACTTGGAAAGGATGATGGTCAGAATGGCATTGACGATGTTATGCGAAGGCATCCTTTGCTTGCTGCCAGCAACATTCTTGCATCGAATCATCTCAGAAATGATTTCTTTAGTCAGGTAGCAAATGATGCTTTGGAAGGAGCCAAGGATCTTAAGCATTCAGCAGATCCTCTTCAG ATTTCTGCATCAGGCCTTCAAATTGCTGAGCTATTCTTTCAAGCAGCTTTGAAATTTCTTCATGGGGCATCACTTTTTAATCCTAATAACAACAACAGTACCAACAATGGGAACATGACATCAGCTGAAATGTATGGTCATGCTGCAAAACTGTGCGA ATATTGTGCTTCAGAATTTGAGAGATGCAATGACTTGGCCTCCGCTTTTTTGGCCCGCAAATGCATTGAAGTGGCATATATGCGGGTAGTCTATTCCAATGACCTCACTGCAAGCCGGGACCGGTATGAACTTCAAACGGTATTGCAAAGGGTTTCTgcag TTGAGTCTCCATCATCTTCCGACTCTGATGTTGAGAACCTAAACAGTGAAGTAAAAGTGGGGAAGAGACAAATAACTAAGGATGTTGGTTGTTCTGAAGCAACTAGAGATCATGTCATTCCTGCTAGAAACCAGCCCAACTTTGTTCGGTTGCTTAATTTT GCAGAAGATGTGAACCTTGCAATGGAAGCCTTAAGGAAATCTCAGGCTGCCTTTGCAGCTGCTGAAATAATTCTTGCAGAGACGGGCAATATGGAGGGCATTTCGTCTATTAAGAAGGTTCTTGATATGGGCTTCCATGATGTTGAGGGGTTATTGCAGCTGGTACGCTTTGCAATAGAGAGCCTCCGCAAAACTCCTTGA